From a single Limisphaera ngatamarikiensis genomic region:
- a CDS encoding methyl-accepting chemotaxis protein: MTMRTRIAGLGCVLVAGAGLALTGLVALQKAFLDRELKPLLLQQAQGAASAFLQNVQEQCQNAQRQVQDRLTHSLKIAEEALHRGGGFRLGQETVTWQAINQFTKERRDVELPRVYVGETWLAPSLGSEERAPVVDEVRYYTRDAATLFQRMNEEGDLLRVTTSVLQADGRRATGTYIPHRNPDGSPNPVVAAILRGEDYRGRAFVVNQWYDTVYRPIWDAARRRIIGVLFVGTSIESVKGDIRQSLGRIRYGQSGRVFILGASGDQRGRYVLAPEGGKEGDSVWEVRDAAGRFPYQELIQEAVNAKGGAMVFKEFEGAAGTSGSAGRTFVAATYFAPYEWVIGLEVPAGELEAAALATSKALGSMLTRTLMGTMVLIGVGLGLSLWLAGSLAGPVGRVANDLAEIARSLTSSAAQLAESSQSVAQGTTTQAASLEETSASLEEMTAMTHRNAVHAQQARDLAGRTRTAADTCKAEMEQMQLAMAEIEESSQQVARVLKTIDEIAFQTNLLALNAAVEAARAGEAGMGFAVVADEVPALALRAAAAARETSGQIEVSVVRSRRGAEVSRKVAQSLEELVRCARQVDDLVSEIAAASQEQSRGIAQISSAVSQMDKVTQSNAAAAEETAATAQELSARAELLRRAVADLEAVIGSHSDAHGKRGEPVADVPLRSASTKGSGPATAGSPVGSHGNGSPGPGHKRSGSALRVA; the protein is encoded by the coding sequence AGCCCCTTCTACTGCAGCAGGCTCAGGGAGCCGCGTCCGCGTTTCTTCAGAACGTGCAGGAGCAATGTCAGAACGCGCAGCGCCAGGTTCAGGACCGGCTGACGCACAGTTTGAAGATTGCCGAGGAGGCCCTGCACCGGGGCGGGGGGTTCCGGCTCGGGCAGGAGACGGTAACCTGGCAGGCAATCAATCAGTTCACGAAAGAACGCAGGGACGTCGAACTGCCCCGGGTTTATGTGGGTGAAACATGGTTGGCACCGTCCTTGGGCTCGGAGGAACGGGCGCCCGTGGTGGATGAGGTGCGGTATTATACCCGCGATGCAGCGACGTTGTTTCAACGCATGAACGAGGAAGGGGACCTGCTTCGTGTCACCACCAGCGTGTTGCAAGCGGATGGCCGGCGGGCCACGGGGACCTATATCCCCCATCGCAATCCTGATGGATCGCCCAATCCGGTGGTCGCGGCCATTCTGCGGGGTGAGGATTACCGGGGTCGCGCCTTTGTAGTGAACCAGTGGTATGACACGGTGTACCGCCCGATCTGGGATGCGGCGCGCCGGCGCATCATCGGGGTATTGTTCGTGGGCACCTCGATCGAGAGTGTCAAGGGCGACATCCGGCAAAGCCTAGGGCGAATCCGTTACGGCCAATCGGGTCGGGTGTTCATCCTGGGTGCCTCGGGTGATCAACGGGGACGTTATGTGCTGGCACCCGAGGGCGGCAAAGAAGGGGATAGCGTCTGGGAGGTCCGGGATGCAGCAGGGCGGTTCCCGTACCAGGAGTTGATCCAGGAGGCCGTGAATGCGAAGGGCGGGGCCATGGTGTTTAAAGAATTTGAGGGCGCGGCCGGGACTTCCGGGTCGGCCGGCAGAACGTTTGTGGCGGCAACCTATTTTGCGCCTTATGAATGGGTGATTGGGCTGGAGGTTCCCGCGGGCGAATTGGAGGCCGCCGCACTGGCAACGTCGAAGGCTCTGGGGTCGATGCTGACACGGACCCTGATGGGAACCATGGTGCTGATTGGTGTGGGGCTTGGGTTGAGCCTGTGGTTGGCGGGCAGCCTGGCGGGCCCGGTGGGACGTGTGGCGAATGACCTTGCAGAGATTGCCCGCAGTCTCACCAGTAGCGCTGCTCAATTGGCAGAGTCAAGCCAGTCGGTCGCGCAGGGAACCACAACGCAGGCCGCGTCCCTGGAAGAGACTTCGGCGTCGCTGGAGGAGATGACCGCCATGACCCACCGGAATGCCGTCCATGCACAGCAGGCGCGGGATCTGGCCGGACGCACACGAACGGCGGCGGACACCTGCAAGGCGGAGATGGAGCAGATGCAATTGGCGATGGCGGAGATTGAGGAGTCCAGTCAGCAGGTGGCCAGGGTCCTGAAGACCATTGACGAGATTGCATTTCAAACGAACCTGCTGGCTCTCAACGCCGCTGTGGAAGCTGCTCGAGCGGGTGAAGCAGGCATGGGCTTTGCCGTGGTGGCGGATGAGGTCCCCGCCCTGGCTTTGCGGGCAGCGGCAGCGGCCCGGGAAACGTCCGGTCAGATCGAGGTATCCGTGGTCCGGAGTCGTCGCGGCGCCGAGGTGAGTCGAAAGGTGGCGCAAAGCCTGGAGGAGCTTGTGCGCTGTGCCCGTCAGGTGGATGATCTCGTATCGGAAATCGCTGCTGCATCGCAGGAACAGAGCCGGGGCATTGCCCAGATCAGCAGCGCGGTCAGCCAGATGGACAAGGTTACCCAGAGCAATGCAGCCGCGGCGGAAGAGACCGCAGCCACGGCTCAGGAGTTGAGCGCCCGGGCTGAGCTGTTACGGCGGGCCGTTGCCGATCTGGAGGCCGTGATCGGGAGTCATTCAGACGCCCACGGCAAGCGTGGTGAACCCGTGGCCGACGTGCCTTTACGGAGTGCCTCGACGAAGGGTTCGGGCCCTGCGACCGCGGGAAGTCCGGTTGGTTCACATGGGAACGGCTCGCCGGGACCTGGGCACAAGCGTTCCGGTTCTGCCCTGCGAGTTGCCTGA